A single region of the Phycisphaerae bacterium RAS1 genome encodes:
- the fliA_2 gene encoding RNA polymerase sigma factor FliA: MALKLSQDIGALWRKYRKSRSVSTRNSLIEFYAPIVQRVAEIMARRLWPRVSADELASAGYDGLIAAVNSFDPGRGVKFETYCRQRIVGAIRDWQREIDPLGRSGRNFERAVSSAEDRFHAENGRSATAMEMSRRLGVSQTKFLRMKRTVTASHCVSLDSSQDRTEDHRVQNLMPIDPNPGPIQHTERELIREFLTRGLKDQDRMILTLYYYERLTMAAIGEVLGVSESRVCQRHAEIVDQLKTRFSGVAFEMVA, translated from the coding sequence ATGGCGCTTAAGTTGTCGCAGGATATCGGTGCGCTCTGGCGGAAGTATCGCAAGTCACGGTCGGTTTCCACTCGTAACTCACTCATCGAATTCTACGCCCCGATCGTCCAGCGCGTGGCCGAGATCATGGCCCGCCGTCTCTGGCCGCGCGTTTCGGCTGACGAGCTGGCCAGCGCCGGATACGACGGCCTGATCGCCGCGGTCAACTCGTTCGACCCCGGACGCGGAGTCAAGTTCGAGACCTACTGCCGGCAGCGCATCGTCGGCGCCATTCGCGACTGGCAGCGCGAAATCGATCCACTCGGCCGCTCCGGCCGGAACTTCGAGCGCGCCGTCAGCTCCGCCGAGGATCGCTTTCACGCCGAGAATGGCCGCTCCGCGACCGCGATGGAAATGTCCCGCCGGCTCGGCGTGTCCCAGACCAAGTTCCTGCGGATGAAGCGGACCGTGACGGCGTCGCATTGCGTCTCGCTCGATTCATCCCAGGACCGCACCGAAGACCACCGCGTTCAGAACCTGATGCCGATTGATCCGAATCCCGGCCCGATTCAGCACACCGAGCGCGAGCTGATTCGCGAATTTCTCACCCGCGGCCTGAAAGACCAGGACCGCATGATCCTGACGCTTTACTACTATGAGCGCCTCACCATGGCCGCGATCGGCGAGGTGCTCGGCGTCAGCGAGTCCCGCGTCTGCCAGCGCCACGCGGAGATCGTCGATCAGCTCAAGACGAGATTCTCAGGCGTAGCGTTCGAGATGGTGGCCTAG